A genome region from Syntrophorhabdaceae bacterium includes the following:
- a CDS encoding ATP-binding protein, whose amino-acid sequence MTGKSLYESVKSIFRSLSLRTQLLVILLFLLGVSITSLTIIYSRTEDMVIDKVTDNIDDITRAIQISVEELTYRGDSTERLKRYVDMLNKKGIKEISIIGDNAEIIASSDPKKIGTKEKISEKARQPEFMPDEFKDGLAIDRLCKTIMSDQYAIVLTSATNTIDWLNELVRSPELYNQFTSKKDISKLDSETRARINELKKLYDNSRNVKDLAKLNRYIIETFYPNETPKRFKVERKVVKKKDLFITARLGEESKKEAQRLYNIIMPVSIKGQNIGYIHISMVLDDYRLLQKKNHLKRILSTIFAFSIGIIICLIIAEKYTEPIKRIANASQKIAEGELVKIRETDRKDEIGVLVKSFNEMVEKLDERKELEEKLKKTEQLSMIGQLSSGIAHEIRNPLNFLTLSIGHIKERITESKIDNKEDLEELLDSLLKEIYRINELIHNFLFLGKPITLNKEWISPETLINEVLSVVQDKVRSGITIQVRCEKNGLQMYCDREYTRICLINLVLNAIQAIEEDKGLVTIRCGKEDSFSYIAVSDTGGGIESDELQKIFEPYYSTKKLGIGLGLAITKRFVEEHGGTITLESAVGKGTTMKLRIPVHEA is encoded by the coding sequence ATGACAGGGAAGAGCCTTTATGAATCGGTAAAGAGTATCTTTCGCAGTCTCTCGCTCAGGACGCAGTTGCTTGTTATCCTCCTTTTCCTCCTCGGCGTCTCCATAACCTCGCTCACCATTATCTATTCCAGGACAGAAGACATGGTAATCGATAAAGTTACCGACAACATTGACGACATCACAAGGGCGATCCAGATAAGCGTGGAAGAGCTCACATACAGGGGTGACAGCACAGAAAGGCTGAAACGTTATGTGGATATGCTCAATAAAAAAGGTATTAAAGAGATTTCCATTATAGGAGACAATGCGGAGATCATTGCAAGCTCCGACCCAAAAAAGATAGGCACCAAAGAGAAGATCAGCGAAAAGGCAAGGCAACCGGAATTCATGCCGGACGAATTTAAGGATGGGTTAGCGATAGACAGGCTGTGCAAAACGATCATGTCTGATCAATACGCCATTGTATTGACGTCAGCCACAAATACGATCGACTGGCTTAACGAGCTGGTCAGATCGCCGGAGCTATATAATCAATTTACTTCAAAGAAAGACATAAGCAAGCTCGACAGCGAGACAAGGGCGCGCATCAACGAGCTCAAAAAACTGTACGATAACTCCAGAAACGTAAAGGACCTCGCCAAGCTGAACAGGTATATCATCGAGACTTTCTACCCGAATGAAACCCCAAAGCGGTTCAAAGTTGAACGAAAAGTCGTGAAGAAGAAAGACCTCTTTATTACCGCACGTCTCGGGGAAGAGAGCAAGAAAGAAGCACAGAGGCTATATAATATAATAATGCCCGTTTCAATAAAAGGCCAAAACATTGGTTATATCCACATCAGCATGGTACTGGACGACTACAGGCTGCTCCAGAAGAAAAATCACCTCAAGAGGATTCTAAGCACAATCTTTGCATTCAGTATCGGTATCATCATCTGCCTTATCATTGCTGAAAAATATACCGAGCCCATCAAGAGGATAGCCAATGCCAGCCAAAAGATTGCCGAAGGAGAATTGGTAAAGATAAGGGAAACGGACCGCAAAGACGAGATAGGGGTGCTTGTCAAGAGCTTCAACGAGATGGTGGAAAAATTAGATGAGCGCAAGGAACTGGAAGAGAAGCTGAAAAAGACGGAACAACTGTCGATGATCGGGCAGCTCTCGTCCGGTATAGCCCATGAGATAAGGAACCCCCTCAATTTTCTCACGCTCTCAATAGGCCATATCAAAGAGAGGATCACGGAATCAAAGATCGACAACAAAGAAGACCTCGAGGAGTTGCTCGACAGTCTCCTGAAAGAGATTTACAGGATCAATGAATTGATACACAACTTCCTTTTTCTGGGGAAACCCATAACGCTTAACAAGGAATGGATATCCCCCGAGACGTTGATCAACGAGGTGCTCTCTGTTGTGCAGGATAAGGTGAGAAGCGGGATTACCATTCAGGTTCGATGTGAAAAAAACGGGTTGCAGATGTACTGTGACAGGGAGTATACGAGAATATGCCTGATAAATCTTGTATTGAATGCCATTCAGGCAATAGAAGAAGATAAGGGTCTGGTGACAATCCGATGCGGCAAGGAGGATTCCTTCTCATATATTGCCGTCAGTGATACCGGGGGAGGGATCGAAAGCGATGAGCTGCAAAAGATTTTTGAGCCCTACTATTCAACCAAGAAATTAGGTATCGGCCTCGGGCTCGCCATTACGAAACGCTTTGTTGAAGAACATGGAGGAACGATAACATTAGAAAGTGCGGTAGGAAAAGGGACGACGATGAAGCTCAGGATACCCGTTCATGAAGCATGA
- a CDS encoding sigma-54 dependent transcriptional regulator has protein sequence MKHDRGSILVVEDDKNQRGIIKTILTKEGFYIEDVERGKRAIDILKAGNFDLVLTDLRLPDIDGTEVLKEARTLNKLCHVIIITAFGSIPSAVEATKLGAFYYLEKPFEKDQLLLVINNAMNQVRLLKDNIMLKNQLVDRFHLDNIVGVHGGMESLYKIVQRVAPTNSTVLIYGESGTGKELFAKSIHYNSPRKNKPFFAINCAAIPETLLESELFGYEKGAFTGAFSRHNGLFEQANGSTLFLDEIGDLTLNTQAKLLRTIQEREIRRIGGRETIRLDVRIIAATNKKLEDEIEKGRFREDLYYRLNVIAFSIPPLKERVTDIPLLIEHFLKKLNKSNETKKTLDPGVLRALLQYAWPGNVRQLESVIERAYVMCDGEAIDIDHVPEEVKHGSASGASIEKLQSSIDYLIDAKLTAAEYRLYLYLAKLDPLDGKFHEQLEPKEIIERLGINRDTFFVGIGKLKEMGLYDYKAKTNLTKHPSNSKPTKKIQSELSD, from the coding sequence ATGAAGCATGACAGGGGCAGCATCCTCGTTGTAGAGGACGACAAAAACCAGCGGGGGATCATCAAGACGATCCTCACGAAGGAAGGATTCTACATAGAGGATGTAGAACGCGGAAAAAGGGCCATCGATATCCTGAAGGCCGGTAATTTTGATCTTGTCCTCACTGATCTGCGACTCCCCGACATTGACGGCACAGAGGTGCTGAAGGAGGCGAGGACACTCAACAAGCTCTGCCATGTCATCATCATCACAGCCTTCGGGTCCATACCCTCGGCCGTGGAGGCGACCAAACTCGGCGCCTTCTATTATCTCGAAAAGCCTTTTGAGAAAGACCAGCTCCTCCTTGTAATCAACAATGCGATGAATCAGGTGAGATTGCTGAAAGACAATATCATGCTGAAGAACCAGCTTGTCGACCGGTTCCACCTCGACAATATTGTTGGCGTCCACGGAGGCATGGAATCGCTTTATAAGATCGTTCAGAGGGTAGCGCCGACAAACTCCACGGTCCTTATCTATGGAGAAAGCGGTACCGGAAAGGAGCTTTTTGCAAAGAGCATCCACTACAACAGTCCCAGAAAAAACAAGCCTTTCTTTGCTATCAACTGCGCGGCGATCCCGGAGACGCTCCTGGAGAGTGAACTCTTTGGTTACGAAAAAGGTGCATTTACCGGCGCATTCTCCCGGCACAACGGGCTCTTCGAACAGGCAAACGGCAGCACACTGTTCCTCGATGAGATCGGCGACCTCACCTTAAATACGCAGGCGAAGCTGCTGAGGACCATTCAGGAGAGAGAGATACGGAGGATAGGGGGAAGGGAGACGATCAGGCTGGATGTGCGGATCATCGCGGCAACGAACAAGAAGCTCGAAGACGAGATAGAAAAAGGGCGGTTCAGAGAAGACCTTTATTACCGGCTGAACGTCATCGCCTTTTCCATTCCGCCTCTCAAGGAAAGGGTAACGGATATACCTTTATTGATCGAACACTTTCTCAAGAAGCTTAACAAGTCCAACGAAACAAAAAAGACGCTTGACCCCGGGGTCCTCCGGGCGCTTTTGCAGTATGCCTGGCCTGGCAATGTGCGGCAGCTTGAATCGGTGATCGAGAGGGCCTACGTGATGTGTGACGGCGAAGCTATAGACATTGACCATGTGCCCGAAGAGGTAAAACACGGCAGCGCATCCGGCGCATCCATCGAGAAGTTACAGTCCTCCATAGATTATCTCATCGACGCCAAACTTACTGCAGCAGAGTACCGCCTGTACCTTTATCTTGCCAAGCTTGATCCGCTGGATGGGAAATTCCACGAACAGCTTGAACCGAAAGAGATCATAGAGAGGCTCGGCATAAACAGGGATACCTTTTTTGTCGGGATCGGCAAGTTAAAAGAAATGGGATTATATGACTATAAGGCTAAAACAAACCTGACAAAACATCCCTCCAACAGCAAACCAACGAAGAAAATACAGTCGGAATTATCCGACTAA